Proteins encoded within one genomic window of Spodoptera frugiperda isolate SF20-4 chromosome 7, AGI-APGP_CSIRO_Sfru_2.0, whole genome shotgun sequence:
- the LOC118265705 gene encoding RNA polymerase II subunit A C-terminal domain phosphatase yields the protein MADKTMPIFVPSEKPLKVVKWKVKQGVFVSQGQILFLYNDSSGNGTDLKKYKATRAGTISSIKVKEGDIAEPGTAVAELEECRHPTVMKEMCAECGADLRTDEVTNRDVAVVPMVHSVPELKVSEELAQKLGREDAERLLKDRKLVLLVDLDQTLVHTTNDNIPPNLKGVLHFFLRSPGCPGRWCHTRLRPRTKEFLESASKNYELHVCTFGARQYAHAVADLLDPEKKYFSHRILSRDECFDARTKAANLKALFPCGDNMVCIIDDREDVWRHASNLIHVRPYSFFQSTGDINAPPPPVDEKPKDKQLASGKNGAQLNQMPTLDAEPEQKDTSKQKETKDDSDNGKIVSKEAKSSSSEEKESEEADQESDERIAQEQAEPKWVETSDGQIEVEDPDDYLIYLDDILKRIHKHFYDYYDKMGKNQIPDLKSIIPEVKSEVLAGTSLVFSGLVPTHQRLETSRAYQVARSLGAEVTQDYSDKTTHLVAVRAGTAKVNASRRMGEGKNKLHVVTPEWLWSCAERWERVDERLYPLQRGGQSSSRRPPAHCSSPPPAPAPVAAMRKRTPSGRFMDTINPLLSFSSDDIADMDREVEDIFNESDESSSDEEKPRDDDLDDEENPPEDRLMSASAENSMQDSLQERLQQEEATNDSEMDDEPRPRKRPRKSPPSDDEPPDDDDSSWNLMGAALEKELLAQD from the exons ATGGCCGACAAAACTATGCCTATTTTTGTTCCATCAGAAAAACCTTTGAAAGTAGTAAAGTGGAAAGTTAAACAAGGTGTTTTTGTGTCACAaggtcaaatattatttttatacaacgaTTCATCAGGCAACGGTACAGATCTGAAGAAATATAAAGCCACACGCGCTGGTACTATCTCGTCGATCAAGGTGAAGGAAGGAGACATTGCAGAGCCTGG GACGGCTGTAGCAGAGTTAGAAGAATGTCGCCATCCTACTGTGATGAAGGAGATGTGTGCGGAGTGTGGTGCCGACCTCCGCACAGACGAGGTGACCAACAGAGACGTCGCCGTCGTACCTATGGTGCACTCAGTACCTGAACTCAAG GTGTCTGAAGAATTGGCACAAAAATTGGGCCGTGAAGATGCTGAACGCCTTTTAAAGGACAGAAAGCTAGTATTACTGGTGGATCTAGATCAAACACTAGTTCATACAACTAATGACAATATACCACCTAATTTAAAG GGAGTCTTACACTTCTTTCTGCGCAGTCCTGGATGCCCTGGCCGTTGGTGCCACACGCGCCTACGACCTCGCACTAAAGAGTTCCTAGAATCTGCTTCCAAGAACTATGAACTTCACGTCTGCACATTTGGGGCCCGCCAATACGCACACGCCGTTGCAGACTTACTTGACCCtgagaaaaagtatttttctcaTAGAATTCTTTCTAGAGATGAGTGTTTTGATGCTAGAACAAAAGCAGCTAATTTGAA agCATTATTCCCATGTGGTGATAATATGGTTTGCATTATTGACGACCGTGAAGACGTATGGCGACACGCAAGTAATCTGATTCACGTTAGGCCATACTCATTCTTTCAATCAACGGGAGATATCAATGCACCACCACCACCAG TTGATGAAAAGCCGAAAGATAAACAGCTAGCTAGTGGTAAAAACGGTGCGCAACTTAACCAAATGCCTACTCTGGATGCTGAACCTGAACAAAAAGATACCTCAAAACAGAAAGAAACTAAGGATGATAGTGATAATGGTAAAATTGTGTCTAAAGAGGCAAAGAGTTCTAGTTCAGAGGAGAAAGAAAGTGAAGAGGCTGATCAAGAGAGTGATGAGAGGATAGCACAAGAACAGGCTGAACCGAAATGGGTGGAAACCTCTGATGGACAGATTGAAGTTGAGGATCCAGATGACTACTTAATCTACTTAGATGATATACTTAAAAGAatacataa GCATTTTTATGACTATTATGACAAAATGGGCAAGAATCAAATTCCTGACTTAAAATCAATAATCCCAGAAGTGAAAAGTGAAGTATTAGCAGGCACAAGTCTCGTTTTTAGTGGCTTAGTGCCGACACACCAACGATTGGAGACCTCAAGGGCGTATCAAGTAGCAAGAAGTTTAGGAGCTGAAGTTACCCAAGATTATTCAGATAAGACGACACATCTAGTTGCCGTTAGAGCAG gaacaGCAAAAGTTAATGCGAGTCGGCGTATGGGCGAAGGCAAGAACAAATTACATGTAGTGACACCAGAATGGCTGTGGAGCTGTGCTGAGCGATGGGAACGAGTTGATGAAAGATTATACCCTTTACAAAGAGGAGGACAG AGCAGTTCTCGTCGACCGCCGGCACACTGCAGCAGTCCACCCCCCGCGCCCGCTCCCGTAGCCGCGATGCGCAAGCGCACGCCGTCCGGACGGTTCATGGATACCATCAACCCACTACTGTCCTTCTCAAGCGATGATATTGCAGACATGGATAGAGAA GTGGAAGATATATTCAATGAATCAGATGAAAGTTCTTCAGATGAAGAGAAACCAAGAGATGATGACCTGGATGACGAAGAGAATCCCCCTGAAGATAGATTGATGTCTGCTAGTGCAGAAAATAGCATGCAAGATAGCTTACAAGAAag ATTACAACAAGAAGAAGCGACAAATGACTCGGAAATGG ATGATGAACCCAGACCCCGCAAAAGACCACGAAAGTCCCCACCATCTGATGATGAGCCACCAGATGACGATGACAGCTCCTGGAACCTCATGGGTGCGGCGCTGGAGAAGGAACTTCTGGCGCAGGACTGA